One genomic segment of Homo sapiens chromosome 14, GRCh38.p14 Primary Assembly includes these proteins:
- the FBXO34 gene encoding F-box only protein 34 isoform X2, which produces MHLKPYWKLQKKEHPPEVSRETQRTPMNHQKAVNDETCKASHITSSVFPSASLGKASSRKPFGILSPNVLCSMSGKSPVESSLNVKTKKNAPSATIHQGEEEGPLDIWAVVKPGNTKEKIAFFASHQCSNRIGSMKIKSSWDIDGRATKRRKKSGDLKKAKVQVERMREVNSRCYQPEPFACGIEHCSVHYVSDSGDGVYAGRPLSVIQMVAFLEQRASALLASCSKNCTNSPAIVRFSGQSRGVPAVSESYSAPGACEEPTERGNLEVGEPQSEPVRVLDMVAKLESECLKRQGQREPGSLSRNNSFRRNVGRVLLANSTQADEGKTKKGVLEAPDTQVNPVGSVSVDCGPSRADRCSPKEDQAWDGASQDCPPLPAGVSFHIDSAELEPGSQTAVKNSNRYDVEMTDELVGLPFSSHTYSQASELPTDAVDCMSRELVSLTSRNPDQRKESLCISITVSKVDKDQPSILNSCEDPVPGMLFFLPPGQHLSDYSQLNESTTKESSEASQLEDAAGGDSASEEKSGSAEPFVLPASSVESTLPVLEASSWKKQVSHDFLETRFKIQQLLEPQQYMAFLPHHIMVKIFRLLPTKSLVALKCTCCYFKFIIEYYNIRPADSRWVRDPRYREDPCKQCKKKYVKGDVSLCRWHPKPYCQALPYGPGYWMCCHRSQKGFPGCKLGLHDNHWVPACHSFNRAIHKKAKGTEAEEEY; this is translated from the coding sequence ATGCACCTAAAGCCATATTGGAAGCTCCAGAAGAAAGAGCACCCCCCGGAAGTCAGCAGGGAAACGCAGAGAACTCCTATGAACCACCAAAAGGCTGTAAATGATGAAACATGCAAAGCTAGCCACATAACATCAAGTGTCTTTCCTTCAGCCTCTCTCGGTAAAGCATCATCTCGAAAGCCATTTGGGATCCTTTCTCCAAATGTTCTGTGCAGTATGAGTGGGAAGAGTCCTGTAGAGAGCAGCTTGAATGTTAAAACCAAAAAGAATGCACCATCTGCAACGATCCACCAGGGCGAAGAAGAAGGACCACTTGATATCTGGGCTGTTGTGAAACCTGGAAATACCAAGGAAAAAATTGCATTCTTTGCATCCCACCAGTGTAGTAACAGGATAggatctatgaaaataaaaagttcctGGGATATTGATGGGAGAGCTactaagagaaggaaaaaatcagGGGATCTTAAAAAAGCCAAGGTACAGGTGGAAAGGATGAGGGAGGTTAACAGCAGGTGCTACCAACCTGAGCCTTTTGCATGTGGCATTGAGCACTGTTCTGTGCACTATGTGAGTGACAGTGGGGATGGAGTCTATGCTGGGAGGCCTCTGTCAGTTATACAGATGGTTGCCTTCTTGGAGCAAAGAGCCAGTGCTCTGCTAGCTAGCTGTTCAAAAAACTGCACAAACTCACCTGCAATTGTGAGGTTTTCTGGCCAATCCAGAGGTGTGCCTGCAGTGTCTGAGTCCTATTCTGCCCCAGGAGCTTGTGAAGAACCCACAGAAAGGGGAAATCTTGAGGTTGGTGAACCACAGAGCGAACCAGTCCGTGTCCTTGACATGGTAGCCAAGTTGGAGTCTGAGTGCCTGAAGCGGCAGGGCCAGCGTGAGCCTGGGAGCCTCTCAAGGAATAACAGCTTCCGTCGAAATGTGGGCAGAGTATTGCTTGCAAATAGCACTCAGGCTGATGAAGGCAAAACAAAGAAAGGCGTCTTGGAGGCACCTGACACTCAGGTGAATCCTGTGGGGTCTGTATCTGTGGATTGTGGCCCTTCAAGAGCTGATCGTTGTTCTCCTAAGGAGGACCAGGCCTGGGACGGTGCTTCTCAGGACTGCCCCCCATTGCCAGCAGGAGTGAGTTTCCACATAGACAGTGCAGAGTTAGAGCCGGGTTCGCAAACTGCCGTGAAAAACAGCAACAGATATGATGTGGAAATGACAGATGAACTCGTTGGGTTACCTTTTTCCTCTCATACCTATTCCCAAGCCTCTGAATTGCCCACAGATGCTGTTGATTGTATGAGCAGAGAGCTTGTGTCCCTTACTAGCCGAAATCCTGATCAAAGAAAAGAATCTTTGTGCATTAGTATCACTGTGTCCAAGGTAGACAAAGACCAGCCTTCCATTTTAAACTCCTGTGAAGACCCAGTTCCAGGGATGTTGTTTTTTTTGCCACCTGGTCAGCACTTGTCAGACTATTCCCAGTTGAATGAAAGCACAACAAAAGAGTCTTCAGAGGCCAGCCAGCTTGAAGATGCTGCTGGGGGTGACAGTGCATCTGAGGAAAAAAGTGGGTCTGCTGAGCCATTTGTACTGCCAGCCTCTTCTGTGGAAAGTACATTACCAGTGCTTGAGGCATCCAGTTGGAAGAAGCAGGTGTCGCATGACTTCCTGGAGACCAGGTTTAAAATCCAGCAGCTTTTGGAGCCTCAGCAGTACATGGCTTTTCTGCCCCACCACATTATGGTAAAAATCTTCAGGTTACTTCCCACCAAGAGTTTAGTGGCCCTTAAATGTACCTGCTGCTATTTCAAGTTTATCATTGAGTACTACAATATCAGGCCAGCAGATTCTCGCTGGGTTCGAGATCCACGCTATAGAGAGGATCCTTGCAAACAGTGCAAGAAAAAGTATGTGAAAGGGGATGTGTCCCTGTGCCGATGGCACCCCAAGCCCTATTGCCAGGCATTGCCCTATGGGCCAGGGTATTGGATGTGCTGCCACCGGTCTCAGAAAGGATTCCCTGGCTGTAAGCTGGGGCTTCATGACAATCACTGGGTTCCTGCCTGCCACAGCTTTAATCGGGCAATCCATAAGAAAGCAAAAGGGACTGAAGCTGAAGAGGAATACTAA
- the FBXO34 gene encoding F-box only protein 34 isoform X1: MGFVMHLKPYWKLQKKEHPPEVSRETQRTPMNHQKAVNDETCKASHITSSVFPSASLGKASSRKPFGILSPNVLCSMSGKSPVESSLNVKTKKNAPSATIHQGEEEGPLDIWAVVKPGNTKEKIAFFASHQCSNRIGSMKIKSSWDIDGRATKRRKKSGDLKKAKVQVERMREVNSRCYQPEPFACGIEHCSVHYVSDSGDGVYAGRPLSVIQMVAFLEQRASALLASCSKNCTNSPAIVRFSGQSRGVPAVSESYSAPGACEEPTERGNLEVGEPQSEPVRVLDMVAKLESECLKRQGQREPGSLSRNNSFRRNVGRVLLANSTQADEGKTKKGVLEAPDTQVNPVGSVSVDCGPSRADRCSPKEDQAWDGASQDCPPLPAGVSFHIDSAELEPGSQTAVKNSNRYDVEMTDELVGLPFSSHTYSQASELPTDAVDCMSRELVSLTSRNPDQRKESLCISITVSKVDKDQPSILNSCEDPVPGMLFFLPPGQHLSDYSQLNESTTKESSEASQLEDAAGGDSASEEKSGSAEPFVLPASSVESTLPVLEASSWKKQVSHDFLETRFKIQQLLEPQQYMAFLPHHIMVKIFRLLPTKSLVALKCTCCYFKFIIEYYNIRPADSRWVRDPRYREDPCKQCKKKYVKGDVSLCRWHPKPYCQALPYGPGYWMCCHRSQKGFPGCKLGLHDNHWVPACHSFNRAIHKKAKGTEAEEEY, encoded by the coding sequence GGGCTTTGTTATGCACCTAAAGCCATATTGGAAGCTCCAGAAGAAAGAGCACCCCCCGGAAGTCAGCAGGGAAACGCAGAGAACTCCTATGAACCACCAAAAGGCTGTAAATGATGAAACATGCAAAGCTAGCCACATAACATCAAGTGTCTTTCCTTCAGCCTCTCTCGGTAAAGCATCATCTCGAAAGCCATTTGGGATCCTTTCTCCAAATGTTCTGTGCAGTATGAGTGGGAAGAGTCCTGTAGAGAGCAGCTTGAATGTTAAAACCAAAAAGAATGCACCATCTGCAACGATCCACCAGGGCGAAGAAGAAGGACCACTTGATATCTGGGCTGTTGTGAAACCTGGAAATACCAAGGAAAAAATTGCATTCTTTGCATCCCACCAGTGTAGTAACAGGATAggatctatgaaaataaaaagttcctGGGATATTGATGGGAGAGCTactaagagaaggaaaaaatcagGGGATCTTAAAAAAGCCAAGGTACAGGTGGAAAGGATGAGGGAGGTTAACAGCAGGTGCTACCAACCTGAGCCTTTTGCATGTGGCATTGAGCACTGTTCTGTGCACTATGTGAGTGACAGTGGGGATGGAGTCTATGCTGGGAGGCCTCTGTCAGTTATACAGATGGTTGCCTTCTTGGAGCAAAGAGCCAGTGCTCTGCTAGCTAGCTGTTCAAAAAACTGCACAAACTCACCTGCAATTGTGAGGTTTTCTGGCCAATCCAGAGGTGTGCCTGCAGTGTCTGAGTCCTATTCTGCCCCAGGAGCTTGTGAAGAACCCACAGAAAGGGGAAATCTTGAGGTTGGTGAACCACAGAGCGAACCAGTCCGTGTCCTTGACATGGTAGCCAAGTTGGAGTCTGAGTGCCTGAAGCGGCAGGGCCAGCGTGAGCCTGGGAGCCTCTCAAGGAATAACAGCTTCCGTCGAAATGTGGGCAGAGTATTGCTTGCAAATAGCACTCAGGCTGATGAAGGCAAAACAAAGAAAGGCGTCTTGGAGGCACCTGACACTCAGGTGAATCCTGTGGGGTCTGTATCTGTGGATTGTGGCCCTTCAAGAGCTGATCGTTGTTCTCCTAAGGAGGACCAGGCCTGGGACGGTGCTTCTCAGGACTGCCCCCCATTGCCAGCAGGAGTGAGTTTCCACATAGACAGTGCAGAGTTAGAGCCGGGTTCGCAAACTGCCGTGAAAAACAGCAACAGATATGATGTGGAAATGACAGATGAACTCGTTGGGTTACCTTTTTCCTCTCATACCTATTCCCAAGCCTCTGAATTGCCCACAGATGCTGTTGATTGTATGAGCAGAGAGCTTGTGTCCCTTACTAGCCGAAATCCTGATCAAAGAAAAGAATCTTTGTGCATTAGTATCACTGTGTCCAAGGTAGACAAAGACCAGCCTTCCATTTTAAACTCCTGTGAAGACCCAGTTCCAGGGATGTTGTTTTTTTTGCCACCTGGTCAGCACTTGTCAGACTATTCCCAGTTGAATGAAAGCACAACAAAAGAGTCTTCAGAGGCCAGCCAGCTTGAAGATGCTGCTGGGGGTGACAGTGCATCTGAGGAAAAAAGTGGGTCTGCTGAGCCATTTGTACTGCCAGCCTCTTCTGTGGAAAGTACATTACCAGTGCTTGAGGCATCCAGTTGGAAGAAGCAGGTGTCGCATGACTTCCTGGAGACCAGGTTTAAAATCCAGCAGCTTTTGGAGCCTCAGCAGTACATGGCTTTTCTGCCCCACCACATTATGGTAAAAATCTTCAGGTTACTTCCCACCAAGAGTTTAGTGGCCCTTAAATGTACCTGCTGCTATTTCAAGTTTATCATTGAGTACTACAATATCAGGCCAGCAGATTCTCGCTGGGTTCGAGATCCACGCTATAGAGAGGATCCTTGCAAACAGTGCAAGAAAAAGTATGTGAAAGGGGATGTGTCCCTGTGCCGATGGCACCCCAAGCCCTATTGCCAGGCATTGCCCTATGGGCCAGGGTATTGGATGTGCTGCCACCGGTCTCAGAAAGGATTCCCTGGCTGTAAGCTGGGGCTTCATGACAATCACTGGGTTCCTGCCTGCCACAGCTTTAATCGGGCAATCCATAAGAAAGCAAAAGGGACTGAAGCTGAAGAGGAATACTAA